ATGCTCGGCCAGTTCGACCTGATGGGCATCCCGCCGGCTCCGCGCGGCATGCCGCAGATCGAGGTGACCTTCGACATCGACGCCAACGGCATCGTCAACGTCTCGGCCAAGGACAAGGCCACCGGCAAGGAGCAGCAGATCCGCATCCAGGCCTCCGGCGGTCTGTCGGAAGCCGACATCGAGAAGATGGTCAAGGACGCGGAGGCCAATGCCGAGGCGGACAAGAAGCGCCGCGAGGCCGTGACTGCCAAGAACGAGGCGGACGGACTGGTGCATTCGACCGAGAAGGCCCTGGCCGAGCACGGTTCGAAGGTCGCCGAGAACGAGCGCCGCGCCATCGAGGACGCCGTCAGCGATCTCAAGGAAGCGCTGAAGGGCGACGATGCCGAGGCGATCAAGGCCAAGACCCAAACGCTGGCCCAGGCTTCGATGAAGCTCGGCGAAGCCATGTACAAGCAGCAGGCCGAGGCCGACGCCAAGAAGGATGCGGCCAAGGACGACGTTGTCGACGCGGAATTCACCGAGGTCGACGACGACAAGAACAACAAGAAGTCCGCTTAAACCCCAAGAGGGTGATGATGCGGACGGCTTGGACCCCACACGCGCTACCGCCCTCCCCCCTTGCGGGGGAGGCCGCCGTGTCGGGACGGACGGGCGAGGCGCCTGTTACGATCGATAAATTCCCAACCGTTATGTTGAACGCCGCTGCGCTGCCCTCTGCCGTACGGCAGAAGGCTGCCTATATGGTTGCGTGGCAACGTTGTTTCGCTCCGACTTGAATCGCGATTGGATAGACCGAGCCCGCCATGTCCACGTCCACCAAGCGCTGCTATTACGAAACTCTCGAAGTCGAACGCACGGCCGACGACTCGGTGCTGAAAACGTCCTTCCGCAAGCTTGCGATGAAGTTCCACCCCGACCGCAATCCCGGGGACGACACCAGCGAAGTCAAGTTCAAGGAAATCAACGAGGCCTACGAAGTCCTGAAAGACAAGGACAAGCGCGCGGCCTATGACCGCTATGGTCACGCTGCCTTCGAGCAGGGCGGCGGTGGCGCCGGCTTCGGCGCGGGCTTCGCCTCCTCTTTCTCCGACATTTTCGAAGATTTGTTCGGCATGGCCGGACAGCGCGGCCGCGGCGGCCGCGAGCGTGGCGCGGACCTGCGCTACAACATGGAGATCACGCTCGAGGAAGCCTTTGGCGGCAAGACCGCGCAGATCGAGATCCCGGTCTCGGTCACCTGCGAGGCCTGCTCGGGCATCGGCGCAAAGGCCGGGACCAAGCCGAAGACCTGCTCGACCTGCGGCGGCGCCGGCCGCGTGCGGCAGTCGCAGGGCTTCTTCACGCTAGAGCGCACCTGCCCCGGGTGCCAGGGCCGCGGTCAGATGATCGAGGATGCCTGCCCCTCCTGCTCGGGCCAGGGTCGCGTCACCCGCGAACGGACGCTATCGGTCAACATCCCCCCGGGCGTCGAGGACGGCACGCGGATCAGGCTTGCCGGCGAAGGCGAGGCGGGGGTCCGCGGCGGCCCGCCCGGCGACCTCTACATCTTCCTGTCGCTGGCCCAGCACCAGTTCTTCCAGCGCGACGGCGCCGATCTGCATTGCCGCGTGCCGATCTCGATGGTGACGGCGGCACTTGGCGGCGAATTCGAAGTGCCGACCATCGAGAAGGCCAAGTCCAAGGTGAAGGTACCAGCTGGAACCCAGTCCGGTCGTCGGTTCCGCATTGCATCAAAGGGCATGCCGGTGCTGCGCTCGCGCCAGATGGGCGACATGTATGTTCAGGTCGTGGTCGAGACCCCGCAGAACCTCACCAAGAAGCAGCAGGAATTGCTGGCCGAGTTCGAGAAGCTCTCCTCCGGCAATACCCAGCCGGAATCGGAGGGATTCTTCGCCAAGGTCAAGGATTTCTTCGGTAATCGCGCAAGTTGACCCGTCTTGACCGTGCCGCCTTCGGCCTATACGTCTTTATGACCATTTTCTGACACGCCGCGGTCCCGCGGTCCCGTCCGGTCCCGACATGCCATTGCCATCGTCCGCGCGTGCGTTGAAGAAGCCTCGTCTCGATGACGAGGTGCGTTTTCTCCGGTCGTGGATCGAAAAGCCGCTGCACATGGGTGCGGTGATGCCGTCGGGCAAGCTGCTGGCCCGGACCATGGCGCATTACGTCGATATCGACTCGGACGCACCTGTGGTCGAGCTCGGACCCGGCACCGGCGCCATCACCTCGGCGCTCATCGAGCGCGGCGTCGATCAGAAGCGTCTCGTCCTCGTCGAATACAATCCCGGTTTCTGTGCGCTGCTGCGTGACCGCTATCCGCAAGCCAAGGTGGTGCAGGGCGATGCCTACCGCCTGCGCGACACGCTCTGGAACGTCTTGAGCGCGCCGGCGTCTGCGGTCGTCTCCGGCCTGCCGCTCGTCACAAAGCCGATGCTGACGCGGCTGCGGCTCATCCGCGACGCCTTCACGGCGCTGGCTCCCGGCGCGCCGTTCGTCCAGTTCACCTATGCGGTGGTGCCGCCGATCCCGAAATCGCTGCCCGGCGTGTCCACAGAGGCCTCGGAACGGATCTGGATGAACCTTCCGCCGGCCCGCGTCTGGGTGTATCGCAGGGACTAATTCCGCCGGCTGCTCTTCTTGCGCGGCGGACCCGTTTCGCCGAACGCATTGGATTGGATGTCAGCTCCCAAGATCCTGGTCATTCCCGGCTCGCTGCGCACCGGCTCGCACAATACGAAGCTGGCGGCGGTCGCAGCCTATGAATTTGCCCAGGCCGGCGTCGACGTTACGCGCATCTCGCTCGCCGATTTTCCGCTGCCGATCTATGACGGCGATCTCCAGGCCAAGTCCGGCGTGCCCAAGCACGCCATCAATCTCAAGCGGATGATCGGCGCGCATCATGGCGTGCTGTTCGTCTCGCCCGAATACAATGCCTCGGTGCCGCCGCTGCTGAAGAACGCGATCGACTGGGTCAGCCGCGTGCACGAACTGCACGAGGCGCGCGGCGAGGTGTTCCGCAACCGCGCGTTCGCGCTCGCCGGCGCCTCGCAGAGCAGGTTGGGGGCCGCCCGCGCGCTCCAGGCGCTCAGGCTGATCCTGACCTCCTGCCACGCCAATGTGATTGCCAGCCAACTCACGCTCGCCTTTGCCGACCAGGCCTATGACGATATGGACAGGCTGAAGAACGAGGCTGACATCGCCGCGTTGAAGGAGCTGGTAGCGCAATTGATCGACATTTCCCAACGCATGATGTGAGGTGACATGACGCCAGCCGAAATCGCCCCGAAAGACCGCCTGATCGTTGCGCTCGATGTGCCGAGCGTCGATGCCGCGGAAGCGTTGATCAACAGGCTCGGCGACAGCGTCACGTTCTACAAGATCGGCTATCAGCTCGCCTATGCCGGCGGCCTTCCGCTGATCGGCAAGTTTGCCGACAAGGGCAAGAAAATTTTCGCCGATCTCAAGATGCACGACATCGGCAACACGGTGACGCGCGGCGTTGAGAGCGTAGCCAGGCTCGGCGCGACGTTCGTCACCGTGCACGCCTTTCCGCAGACCATGAAGGGCGCCGTCGAAGGCCGCGGCAGTTCGAGCCTGAAGATCCTCGCCGTCACCGTGCTGACGTCCTACAACGATGACGATCTCCATGCGGCCGGCTATCGGCTCGGCGTCTCCGAGCTGGTCGAAGCGCGCGCGCAGCAGGCGCAGGTGCTCGGCGTCGACGGTCTGGTGTCGTCGCCGGAGGAAGTGGGTAGCCTCCGCAAGATCGTCGGCCACCAGATGAGCCTCGTTACGCCCGGCATTCGGCCAGCGGGTTCGGCAAGCGGCGACCAGAAGCGCATCATGACGCCAGGCCGCGCCATTGCCGCTGGCGCCGATTATCTCGTCGTCGGTCGGCCGGTTGTGGAAGCCGCTGACCCCAAGGCGACGGCTGATGCCATCCAGGCAGAAATCGCAGCGGCGCTTGGCTGATCAACAACAGGGAGAAGAACAATGGCAAAAGGCTACTGGATCGGACGCGTCGACGTGAGCAATGACGAGGGCTACAAGCCCTATGCGGTCGCCAATCTCGCGATCTTCAAGAAATTCGGCGGCCGCTATGTTGTTCGCGGTGGCCGCCTCACTACCGTCGAAGGCGCCAGCCGCACCCGCAACGTCGTGATCGAATTCCCGGATTACGAGACCGCGATCGCCTGCTACAATTCGCCGGAATACCAGGCCAACATCAAGGTCCGCCAACCGCACTCCGTCGCCGACCTCATCATCATCGAGGGCTATGACGGGCCCCAGCCGGGATAGGCATCCGACCTTCAGGCAGGGCCCTCGCGTTTGACAGCTGGGAAACTGCCGAGCGTGCTCGTCCTGCATGGTTCGAGACGCCCGCTTGCGCGGGCTCCTCACCATGAGGGTCTGACATCTCGCCGCGAAACGCGCCCTCATCCTGAGAGCCCGCCATAGGCGGGCGTCTCGAAGGATGGCCGCAGGCGATCCTGCCCGATCCCCCTCGGTTGCCGGAACTGCATCCCCCCGCTAAAACGGCTTCGAAGAGGATCACATCATGTCCGATATGCGCTTGATTGTTGCTGGAGCCGGCGGCCGGATGGGCCGGGCGCTGACGCGGGCGATTGCCGAGAGCAAAGGCGCGGTGCTGGCCGGTGCGCTGGAGGCGCCGGGCTCGGACCTGCTCGGCAAGGATGCCGGTGTGCTCGCAGGGTTGCCGGCCAACGGCATCAAGCTCTCCGCCGACCTCTGGGCGATGTCGAAGGAGGCCGACGGCATCCTCGATTTCACCGTGCCGGCGGCAACCATCGCCAATGTCGCGATCGCCGCCGAGCGCGGCATCGTGCATGTCATCGGCACGACTGGGCTTTCGGGCTCCGACAACGCCGTGATCAAGAGCGTCACCAATCGCGCGGTCGTGGTGCAATCAGGCAATATGAGCCTCGGCGTCAACCTGCTCGCCGCGGTGGTCAAGCGTGTCGCCAAGGCGCTCGATGAAACCTTCGACATCGAGATCGTCGAGACCCATCATCGTATGAAGGTCGACGCGCCCTCGGGCACCGCGCTCATGCTGGGCCAGGCGGCAGCTAGCGGCCGTGGCGTCCCGCTCGATGAGCGTGCCGCGCGCGGCCGCGACGGCATCACCGGCGCGCGGCGTCCCGGCGACATCGGCTTTGCCTCTTTGCGCGGCGGCACTGCGGCCGGCGATCACAGTGTCAGCTTCCTCGGCCCGTTCGAGCGCCTGACGCTGTCGCATCAGGCTGAGGACCGCATGCTGTTCGCTCACGGCGCGCTCAGGGCGGCGCTGTGGGCGCATGGCAAGAAGCCGGGGCACTACTCCATGGCCGACGTGCTCGGCCTGTCCGACATCTGAACGAGAGCATGATCCGGAAAAGTGCGAAGCGGTTTTCCGACAAGGTCATGCTCAAAACAATAAACTAGATGGAAAGCAGTTGATGAGCGAACGTCTTCTCGTGCTCGTGCGCCACGGCCAGAGCGAATGGAATCTGAAGAACCTGTTCACGGGCTGGAAGGACCCTGACCTCACCGAACTCGGCGTGAAGGAAGCCACGGAAGCCGGCCGCAAGCTGAAGGCGCAGGGGCTCGTGTTCGACGTCGCCTACACTTCGGTGCTGACGCGCGCGCAGCATACGCTCGACCTCATCCTCGGCGAGCTCGGCCAGGAGGGCCTGCCGACCTCGAAGGACCTCGCGCTGAACGAGCGCGACTATGGCGATCTTTCCGGCCTCAACAAGGACGACGCCCGCAGGAAATGGGGCGAGGACCAGGTGCTGATCTGGCGCCGCTCCTACGACGTGCCGCCGCCCGGCGGCGAGAGCCTGAAGGACACGCTGGCGCGCGCGCTGCCATATTACGTGCAGGAGATCCTGCCCGGCGTGCTCAACGGCAGGCGTACGCTGGTCGCCGCCCACGGCAATTCGCTGCGCGCGCTGATCATGGTGCTGGAAAAGCTCTCGCCCGAAGGCATCTTGAAGCGCGAACTCGCGACCGGCGTGCCGATCATCTACCGTCTCAACGCGGATTCGACGGTGGCCTCGAAGCTGGATCTGGCGGGGTAGACTTTCTTTGCCTCTCCCCGCATGCGGGGAGAGGCCGGATTGCATCGAAGATGCAATCCGGGTGAGGGGGACTCTCCGCGAGTCCGACTGTCACCGTCCCTGCGGAGACTCCCCCTCACCCCGACCCTCTTCCCGCAAGCGGGGCGAGGGAGAAAAATCACTGCATCCCCAGCCGCCCGGCTTCCCAGCCCAGCATCGCCTGCTTGCGCGTGATGCCCCAGTGGTAGCCTGTCAGCGTGCCGCTCTTGCCGAGTGCGCGGTGGCAGGGGACCACGAACGAGACCGGGTTCTTGCCGACCGCGGCACCGACGGCGCGCGAGGCTTTCGGGCTGTTGATGTTGCAGGCGATGTCGGAATAGGACACCGCGCGGCCCATCGGGATCTTCAGCAGCGTCTCCCACACCCGCACCTCGAAATCGGTGCCGATCAGGACAACGCGCAGCGGCTGGTCCGGTCGCCACAGTTTCGTGTCGAAGATGCGCGCCGCAAGCGGCGCGGTGCCTTCGTGATCTTCGACATAGGTCGCGTTCGGCCAGCGCCGCGTCATGTCGGCGAGTGCGATCTTCTCCTCACCGTGATCGGCGAAGGCCAGTCCCGACAGGCCGCGGTCCGTTGCGATCACGATCGCGGTGCCGAACGGCGAGGGATGGAAGCCGTAGCGCAGCGTCAATCCCGCACCGCCGTTCTTCCATTCGCCTGGCGACATCGCTTCATGGGTGACGAAGAGATCGTGCAAGCGGCCGGGGCCCGACAGCCCTGAGTCGAGCGCGGCGTCGAGGATGCTCGCGGAATCCCGTAGCAGCCCCTTGGCGTGGTCGAGGGTGAGCGCCTGCATGAAAGCCTTCGGCGTGATCGAGGCCCAGCGGCGGAACAGATGGTGCAGCTCATCCGGCGTGACGCCGGCCGCATCCGCCATCGCTTCGATGGCAGGCTGGGCGCGCCAGTTTTCCGAGATGAACGCGATGGCCCGGCGCACGGAATCATAG
This genomic stretch from Bradyrhizobium sp. CCGB12 harbors:
- the dnaJ gene encoding molecular chaperone DnaJ, translated to MSTSTKRCYYETLEVERTADDSVLKTSFRKLAMKFHPDRNPGDDTSEVKFKEINEAYEVLKDKDKRAAYDRYGHAAFEQGGGGAGFGAGFASSFSDIFEDLFGMAGQRGRGGRERGADLRYNMEITLEEAFGGKTAQIEIPVSVTCEACSGIGAKAGTKPKTCSTCGGAGRVRQSQGFFTLERTCPGCQGRGQMIEDACPSCSGQGRVTRERTLSVNIPPGVEDGTRIRLAGEGEAGVRGGPPGDLYIFLSLAQHQFFQRDGADLHCRVPISMVTAALGGEFEVPTIEKAKSKVKVPAGTQSGRRFRIASKGMPVLRSRQMGDMYVQVVVETPQNLTKKQQELLAEFEKLSSGNTQPESEGFFAKVKDFFGNRAS
- the dapB gene encoding 4-hydroxy-tetrahydrodipicolinate reductase yields the protein MSDMRLIVAGAGGRMGRALTRAIAESKGAVLAGALEAPGSDLLGKDAGVLAGLPANGIKLSADLWAMSKEADGILDFTVPAATIANVAIAAERGIVHVIGTTGLSGSDNAVIKSVTNRAVVVQSGNMSLGVNLLAAVVKRVAKALDETFDIEIVETHHRMKVDAPSGTALMLGQAAASGRGVPLDERAARGRDGITGARRPGDIGFASLRGGTAAGDHSVSFLGPFERLTLSHQAEDRMLFAHGALRAALWAHGKKPGHYSMADVLGLSDI
- a CDS encoding 2,3-bisphosphoglycerate-dependent phosphoglycerate mutase, which encodes MSERLLVLVRHGQSEWNLKNLFTGWKDPDLTELGVKEATEAGRKLKAQGLVFDVAYTSVLTRAQHTLDLILGELGQEGLPTSKDLALNERDYGDLSGLNKDDARRKWGEDQVLIWRRSYDVPPPGGESLKDTLARALPYYVQEILPGVLNGRRTLVAAHGNSLRALIMVLEKLSPEGILKRELATGVPIIYRLNADSTVASKLDLAG
- a CDS encoding DUF1330 domain-containing protein — encoded protein: MAKGYWIGRVDVSNDEGYKPYAVANLAIFKKFGGRYVVRGGRLTTVEGASRTRNVVIEFPDYETAIACYNSPEYQANIKVRQPHSVADLIIIEGYDGPQPG
- a CDS encoding bifunctional helix-turn-helix domain-containing protein/methylated-DNA--[protein]-cysteine S-methyltransferase → MMTLAIHDQRLAKPGPQNAALRDYDSVRRAIAFISENWRAQPAIEAMADAAGVTPDELHHLFRRWASITPKAFMQALTLDHAKGLLRDSASILDAALDSGLSGPGRLHDLFVTHEAMSPGEWKNGGAGLTLRYGFHPSPFGTAIVIATDRGLSGLAFADHGEEKIALADMTRRWPNATYVEDHEGTAPLAARIFDTKLWRPDQPLRVVLIGTDFEVRVWETLLKIPMGRAVSYSDIACNINSPKASRAVGAAVGKNPVSFVVPCHRALGKSGTLTGYHWGITRKQAMLGWEAGRLGMQ
- a CDS encoding NADPH-dependent FMN reductase, which gives rise to MSAPKILVIPGSLRTGSHNTKLAAVAAYEFAQAGVDVTRISLADFPLPIYDGDLQAKSGVPKHAINLKRMIGAHHGVLFVSPEYNASVPPLLKNAIDWVSRVHELHEARGEVFRNRAFALAGASQSRLGAARALQALRLILTSCHANVIASQLTLAFADQAYDDMDRLKNEADIAALKELVAQLIDISQRMM
- the pyrF gene encoding orotidine-5'-phosphate decarboxylase; translation: MTPAEIAPKDRLIVALDVPSVDAAEALINRLGDSVTFYKIGYQLAYAGGLPLIGKFADKGKKIFADLKMHDIGNTVTRGVESVARLGATFVTVHAFPQTMKGAVEGRGSSSLKILAVTVLTSYNDDDLHAAGYRLGVSELVEARAQQAQVLGVDGLVSSPEEVGSLRKIVGHQMSLVTPGIRPAGSASGDQKRIMTPGRAIAAGADYLVVGRPVVEAADPKATADAIQAEIAAALG
- a CDS encoding class I SAM-dependent methyltransferase; this translates as MPLPSSARALKKPRLDDEVRFLRSWIEKPLHMGAVMPSGKLLARTMAHYVDIDSDAPVVELGPGTGAITSALIERGVDQKRLVLVEYNPGFCALLRDRYPQAKVVQGDAYRLRDTLWNVLSAPASAVVSGLPLVTKPMLTRLRLIRDAFTALAPGAPFVQFTYAVVPPIPKSLPGVSTEASERIWMNLPPARVWVYRRD